From the genome of Argentina anserina chromosome 4, drPotAnse1.1, whole genome shotgun sequence, one region includes:
- the LOC126790319 gene encoding protein NSP-INTERACTING KINASE 3 isoform X1 yields MNMGAFSCCVMLLWKVGLLALVLAEASSATLSPTGVNYEVEALVAIKSDLIDPHNVLENWDSSSVDPCSWRMVTCTPDGYVSALGLPSQSLSGILSPAIGNLSNLQSVLLQNNAISGPIPASIGNLEKLQTLDLSNNIFFGGIPDSLGNLKNLNYLRLNNNSLTGSCPDTLASIEGLTLVDLSFNNLSGSLPKVSARTFKIVGNPLMCGLKAANNCSAVLPEPLSFSPDALNAQSDSGTQRHHLTVVFAASFGAAFAVIIIIGLLVWLRYRHNQQIFFDVNDQYDPEVCLGHLRRYTFKELRTATDHFNSKNILGRGGFGIVFKGILNDGTVVAVKRLKDYNTAGGEIQFQTEVEMISLAVHRNLLRLCGFCSTENERLLVYPYMSNGSVASRLRDHIHGRPAIDWARRKKIALGTARGLVYLHEQCDPKIIHRDVKAANILLDEDFEAVVGDFGLAKLLDHRESHVTTAVRGTVGHIAPEYLSTGQSSEKTDVFGFGILLLELITGQKALDFGRVANQKGVMLDWVKKLHQEGKLNLMVDKDLKGNFDRIELEEMVQVALLCTQFNPLHRPKMSEVLKMLEGDGLAEKWEASQKVETPRFRSCEHPPQRYSDFIDESSLVVEAMELSGPR; encoded by the exons ATGAATATGGGTGCATTTAGttgttgtgtgatgttgttgtgGAAGGTGGGTTTACTTGCATTGGTATTGGCTGAGGCTTCTTCTGCAACTCTCTCTCCTACTGGTGTAAATTATGAAG TTGAAGCTTTGGTGGCCATAAAAAGCGATCTGATTGACCCGCACAATGTTTTGGAGAACTGGGATAGTAGCTCTGTAGATCCTTGTAGCTGGAGGATGGTTACTTGCACACCTGATGGCTATGTATCTGCTCT tGGATTGCCTAGCCAGAGCTTGTCTGGTATCTTATCTCCTGCGATTGGGAACCTCAGTAACTTGCAATCTGT gCTGCTTCAAAATAATGCAATTTCAGGTCCTATTCCCGCTTCAATTGGGAATTTGGAAAAGCTTCAGACACTTGATCTctcaaataatatattttttggtgGCATACCCGATTCTTTGGGCAATCTAAAGAACCTGAActattt GCGGTTAAACAACAACAGCCTTACAGGATCATGTCCTGATACCCTGGCCTCCATAGAAGGTCTCACTCTAGT GGACCTTTCTTTCAACAATCTCAGTGGCTCGTTGCCAAAAGTATCTGCAAGAACTTTCAA AATTGTTGGTAACCCtttaatgtgtggtctgaaggCTGCGAACAACTGTTCTGCTGTCTTGCCAGAGCCGTTATCTTTCTCACCTGATGCTCTAAACG ctcaatcagacTCTGGGACGCAACGCCACCACTTGACTGTAGTCTTTGCTGCAAGTTTTGGTGCTGCCTTTGCTGTCATAATAATAATTGGGTTACTTGTTTGGTTGAGATACAGACACAACCAGCAGATATTCTTTGATGTCAATG ATCAATATGACCCTGAAGTATGCTTGGGTCATTTGAGAAGGTATACATTTAAGGAGCTTCGGACAGCAACAGACCATTTCAACTCTAAGAACATTCTTGGAAGAGGTGGCTTTGGTATTGTATTTAAGGGAATTCTGAATGACGGGACAGTGGTGGCAGTTAAAAGGCTGAAGGATTACAATACTGCTGGTGGTGAAATTCAGTTTCAAACTGAAGTTGAGATGATTAGTCTGGCAGTCCATCGGAATCTTCTGAGGCTTTGTGGGTTCTGTTCAACTGAGAATGAAAGACTTCTTGTTTACCCTTACATGTCGAATGGAAGTGTAGCATCTCGATTAAGAG ATCATATTCATGGTAGGCCAGCTATAGACTGGGCAAGGCGGAAAAAAATAGCCTTAGGTACTGCCAGGGGGTTGGTTTATTTGCATGAGCAGTGTGACCCCAAAATCATCCACCGTGATGTTAAAGCAGCCAATATTTTGCTAGATGAAGACTTTGAAGCAGTTGTTGGAGATTTTGGGTTAGCAAAGCTTTTGGATCACAGAGAATCACACGTAACAACTGCTGTGCGTGGCACTGTTGGCCATATCGCTCCAGAGTACTTGTCAACTGGTCAATCATCAGAGAAGACTGATGTATTTGGGTTCGGGATCTTGCTCCTGGAGCTAATAACAGGTCAAAAGGCTTTGGATTTTGGAAGAGTTGCAAACCAAAAGGGTGTAATGCTTGATTGG GTTAAGAAGCTTCATCAGGAGGGGAAGCTAAATCTGATGGTGGATAAAGATCTAAAAGGTAATTTCGACCGGattgagcttgaagagatggTTCAAGTGGCATTGCTTTGTACTCAATTTAATCCTTTGCACCGCCCTAAAATGTCTGAAGTACTAAAGATGTTGGAAGGGGATGGTTTGGCCGAGAAATGGGAAGCCTCACAGAAGGTTGAGACGCCAAGATTCCGATCATGTGAACACCCTCCTCAAAGATATTCAGATTTTATAGATGAATCTTCACTTGTGGTAGAAGCTATGGAGCTGTCTGGCCCGAGGTGA
- the LOC126790179 gene encoding LOW QUALITY PROTEIN: protein trichome birefringence-like 2 (The sequence of the model RefSeq protein was modified relative to this genomic sequence to represent the inferred CDS: inserted 2 bases in 1 codon), producing the protein MDVKKLEQLFSPRRKVVSGFSLGVGASLIVIAVLFVSYSLKTDQRFNIPGVNSSFVSWPFSFSSTENSVTSDMQESVGFNKSQLGNFTKEVKDGSSGVEEGRVEQKDGEFGSKGGGGVLGTDHLGNSSEILNNGSLLVEGRGGKETVLEKPRLGNYTEEVKDGSFGVEEGRVEQKGNDFDSRNSSEILQSESLHGEGGKGNGNSSLSGKEDVHAERTVEGSSSKNSSIGDVKVTEDHQGNLTQEIGITDFESQTWEMPSDSDKKCDIFYGKWVRDDSKPYYPGGSCPHVDKVWNCHSNRRPDKGFLKWKWQPNQCDIPSLNATDFLERLRGKRLVFVGDSLNRNMWESLVCILRQXVRHKKKVYEISGKKEFKKKGIYAFRFEEYNCSVDFVVAPFLVRESKFTRKNSSFETLRLDLMDRSTRTYCDADVIVFNTGHWWTHEKTSKGEDYYQEGNYVHPRLKALDAYKRALTTWARWVDTYINPNRTRVFFRGYSLTHFSGGQWNSGGQCHKETEPIYNETYLTHYPSKMRALEFVLKEMKTPVTYLNISRLTDYRKDGHPSIYRTIYKTKEQQIRAEQSQDCSHWCLPGVPDTWNELLYALLLQTGWGSGQK; encoded by the exons ATGGATGTCAAGAAGCTAGAGCAATTGTTCTCGCCTCGAAGGAAAGTGGTTTCTGGTTTTAGTTTGGGAGTTGGAGCCTCTCTGATTGTAATCGCCGTACTATTTGTGTCTTACTCGTTAAAGACTGATCAAAGGTTTAATATTCCTGGTGTCAATTCGTCTTTTGTTTCATGGCCTTTCTCTTTTTCAAGTACGGAAAATTCTGTTACTTCAGACATGCAAGAGTCTGTGGGCTTTAACAAGAGCCAACTGGGGAATTTCACAAAGGAAGTTAAAGATGGAAGCTCTGGGGTTGAAGAAGGAAGGGTGGAGCAGAAAGATGGTGAGTTTGGTTCAAAGGGGGGAGGGGGTGTTTTGGGGACTGATCATTTGGGGAATTCCTCTGAGATTTTGAATAATGGAAGCTTGCTAGTTGAAGGTAGAGGTGGGAAAGAGACAGTTTTGGAGAAGCCCCGGCTGGGAAATTATACAGAGGAAGTTAAAGATGGAAGCTTTGGGGTTGAGGAAGGAAGAGTTGAACAGAAAGGAAATGACTTTGATTCAAGAAACTCCTCTGAGATTTTGCAATCTGAGAGCTTGCATGGTGAAGGTGGGAAGGGAAATGGAAACTCAAGCCTGTCTGGGAAAGAAGATGTGCATGCAGAAAGAACAGTTGAAGGTAGTTCTTCAAAGAACTCTAGTATTGGGGATGTTAAGGTAACAGAAGATCATCAAGGAAATTTGACTCAGGAAATCGGGATCACTGATTTTGAATCTCAAACTTGGGAGATGCCTAGTGACTCTGATAAGAAATGTGATATTTTTTATGGTAAATGGGTGAGAGATGATTCAAAGCCATACTATCCTGGAGGTTCTTGCCCACATGTTGATAAGGTCTGGAATTGCCACTCAAATCGAAGGCCAGACAAAGGTTTCCTTAAGTGGAAATGGCAGCCGAATCAGTGTGATATCCCAAG TTTGAATGCAACTGATTTTCTGGAGAGATTGAGAGGAAAGAGGTTGGTCTTTGTGGGGGATTCACTGAATAGGAACATGTGGGAGTCCCTTGTGTGCATTCTTCGTCA TGTTCGGCACAAGAAGAAGGTATATGAGATTTCTGGAAAGAAGGAATTTAAAAAGAAGGGGATATATGCATTCAGGTTTGAG GAGTACAATTGTTCTGTGGATTTTGTGGTTGCTCCATTTCTTGTTAGGGAGTCCAAGTTCACCAGAAAAAACAGTTCGTTTGAGACATTGAGGTTGGATCTGATGGACCGGTCTACAAGAACGTATTGTGATGCTGATGTTATAGTTTTTAACACTGGGCATTGGTGGACTCATGAGAAAACATCTAAAGG AGAAGACTATTACCAAGAAGGCAACTATGTGCATCCAAGGCTCAAGGCTCTTGATGCATACAAGAGAGCTCTCACCACTTGGGCGAGATGGGTGGACACATATATCAATCCCAATAGGACTCGGGTTTTCTTCAGAGGATATTCACTCACCCATTTCAG TGGAGGGCAGTGGAATTCAGGTGGACAGTGCCACAAAGAAACAGAACCAATCTATAATGAGACTTATCTAACACACTACCCTTCAAAAATGAGAGCTCTAGAGTTTGTActtaaagaaatgaaaactcCAGTGACATATCTTAACATTAGTAGGCTCACGGATTATAGGAAAGATGGACACCCTTCCATTTATAGAACGATATACAAGACGAAAGAACAACAAATTAGAGCTGAACAGTCACAGGATTGCAGTCATTGGTGCTTGCCGGGGGTTCCTGATACATGGAACGAATTGTTATACGCTTTGCTATTGCAGACTGGATGGGGATCAGGgcagaaatga
- the LOC126790274 gene encoding ATP-citrate synthase alpha chain protein 1, with the protein MARKKIREYDSKRLLKEHFKRIAGRELPLKSAQVTESTDFNELLEKETWLSTSKLVVKPDMLFGKRGKSGLVALNLDFAQVVTFVKERLGKEVEMGGCKGPITTFIVEPFIPHNEEFYINIVSERLGNSISFSECGGIDIEENWDKVKTIFVPTGAALTSEVSAPLVATLPLEIKGEIEEFIKSVFALFQDLDFTFLEMNPFALVDGKPYPLDMRGELDDTAAFKNFKKWGNIEFPMPFGRVMSPTEKFIHGLDEKTSASLKFTVLNPKGRIWTMVAGGGASVIYADTVGDLGFANELGNYAEYSGAPNEEEVLQYARVVIDCATSDPDGRKRALVIGGGIANFTDVAATFNGIIRALKEKESKLKAAQMHLYVRRGGPNYQKGLAKMRALAEEIGLPIEVYGPEATMTGICKQAIQCISAAA; encoded by the exons ATGGCACGCAAGAAGATCCGAGAGTACGACTCCAAGAGGTTGTTGAAGGAACACTTCAAGAGGATCGCTGGACGTGAATTGCCTCTCAAATCTGCCCAG GTGACTGAATCAACTGATTTCAATGAGCTACTTGAGAAGGAGACCTGGCTCTCTACTTCCAAGTTGGTTGTCAAGCCTGACATGTTGTTTGGAAAGCGTGGGAAGAGTGGTTTGGTTGCCTTGAACCTTGATTTCGCTCAAGTTGTCACCTTTGTGAAGGAGCGCCTAGGCAAAGAG GTTGAGATGGGTGGCTGCAAAGGACCCATCACAACGTTCATTGTCGAGCCTTTCATTCCCCACAATGAAGAGTTTTACATTAACATTGTCTCAGAGAGACTTGGGAATAGCATAAGCTTCTCTGAATGTGGTGGAATTGACATTGAGGAGAACTGGGATAAG GTTAAGACCATATTTGTCCCAACCGGAGCTGCCCTCACATCGGAAGTATCTGCTCCACTTGTGGCAACCCTTCCCTTGGAG ATCAAAGGTGAAATTGAGGAGTTTATCAAGTCCGTATTTGCTCTATTTCAAG ATCTCGACTTCACTTTTCTGGAGATGAATCCTTTTGCATTGGTTGACGGAAAACCATATCCTTTAGATATGAGAGGCGAGCTAGATGACACTGCTGCTTTCAAGAATTTCAAAAA GTGGGGCAATATTGAATTTCCAATGCCATTTGGGCGAGTTATGAGTCCGACAGAAAAGTTTATTCATGGGCTAGATGAAAAG ACAAGTGCATCTTTGAAATTTACAGTCCTGAACCCTAAGGGACGAATCTGGACTATGGTTGCTGGAGGAGGTGCAAGTGTTATTTACGCAGACACG GTTGGAGATCTTGGCTTTGCTAATGAGCTTGGAAACTATGCTGAATATAGTGGAGCACCAAATGAGGAGGAAGTCTTGCAGTATGCCAGAGTTGTAATTGAT TGTGCAACTTCTGATCCTGATGGCCGTAAGAGAGCCCTTGTAATTGGAGGAGGAATTGCTAACTTCACTGATGTAGCTGCAACATTCAATGGCATTATTAGAGCCTTGAAGGAGAAG GAATCAAAGCTTAAAGCTGCTCAGATGCATCTTTATGTAAGGAGAGGAGGTCCCAACTACCAGAAGGGACTTGCAAAAATGAGGGCACTTGCAGAGGAAATCGGCCTCCCCATTGAG GTTTATGGCCCTGAAGCAACAATGACTGGTATTTGCAAGCAGGCAATTCAGTGCATCTCTGCTGCGGCATGA
- the LOC126790275 gene encoding F-box/kelch-repeat protein At1g23390, which translates to MVVISQLKPIRLLLSPSLCVNINMALAVAKPRKNHTKRSVEEEAPLYGDVLESVLSKLHLIHLLPACHVSKSWHRAVSSTLRFSSNRVKPWLVVHTQTTRFPYVVSSRAYDPASNVWLDVEHPPVKSVSTLRSSHSTLLYMLSPSKFAFSLDALHLEWSSTNTPPLVWRTDPIVAAVGHLIVVAGGGCDYEDDPLAVEMYDVRNGKWDRCESMPAIFKDSSASTWLSVAADERRMYVTEKCSAVTYSFDPESKKWFGPYDLCQDMAVFSSVIGFLNGCLVLAGVVGEAEAVKGIKLWDVKMSDDESLELGKMIGDMPETMVAKLKGESGCEPLISMSCIGGQVCFQNASDPSELILCELENGGCRWSSVRNDVVNDRTRLQKMVVTWANVGLPELQKAVQVGALKLN; encoded by the coding sequence ATGGTTGTGATATCCCAACTCAAACCAATCAGACTCCTCCTATCTCCTTCTCTCTGTGTTAATATCAATATGGCCCTTGCAGTGGCGAAACCTAGAAAGAACCACACCAAGAGGTCGGTTGAAGAAGAAGCTCCGCTCTACGGAGACGTCTTGGAGTCCGTGCTCTCAAAGTTACACCTCATTCATCTCCTACCAGCGTGTCACGTCTCCAAGTCATGGCACCGCGCAGTTTCTTCCACCCTCCGTTTCTCCTCCAACCGAGTTAAACCGTGGCTCGTCGTCCACACTCAGACCACCAGGTTCCCTTACGTCGTCTCCTCACGTGCTTACGACCCTGCCTCGAACGTGTGGCTCGACGTCGAACATCCTCCGGTCAAGTCCGTCTCCACTCTCCGGTCCTCTCACTCAACTCTTCTCTACATGCTGTCTCCTTCAAAATTCGCATTCTCCCTTGACGCGCTCCACCTCGAGTGGAGCTCCACAAACACGCCGCCGCTCGTGTGGCGAACTGACCCCATTGTAGCGGCGGTGGGCCATCTAATAGTCGTCGCCGGCGGCGGGTGCGACTACGAGGACGACCCCCTGGCCGTGGAAATGTATGATGTAAGAAATGGAAAGTGGGACAGGTGCGAATCCATGCCCGCCATTTTCAAAGACTCGTCGGCGTCAACTTGGCTGTCGGTGGCTGCGGACGAGAGGAGAATGTACGTGACGGAGAAATGCTCGGCCGTCACGTACTCATTTGATCCTGAGTCCAAGAAGTGGTTTGGGCCGTACGATCTATGTCAGGATATGGCGGTTTTTAGCTCCGTGATTGGTTTCCTTAACGGTTGTTTGGTTTTGGCGGGGGTTGTGGGAGAGGCGGAGGCCGTGAAGGGAATTAAGCTGTGGGATGTGAAAATGAGCGACGACGAATCGTTGGAGTTGGGGAAGATGATCGGTGATATGCCGGAGACGATGGTGGCGAAGTTGAAGGGCGAGAGCGGCTGTGAGCCGTTGATTTCGATGAGCTGCATTGGAGGTCAGGTGTGCTTTCAGAATGCTTCTGACCCGAGTGAGTTGATCCTCTGCGAGCTTGAGAACGGAGGATGCAGGTGGAGTAGCGTAAGGAACGACGTCGTGAATGACAGAACCCGATTGCAGAAGATGGTGGTCACATGGGCCAACGTGGGGTTGCCGGAGTtgcagaaagccgtacaagtTGGAGCACTGAAACTTAATTAA
- the LOC126790319 gene encoding protein NSP-INTERACTING KINASE 3 isoform X2, protein MNMGAFSCCVMLLWKVGLLALVLAEASSATLSPTGVNYEVEALVAIKSDLIDPHNVLENWDSSSVDPCSWRMVTCTPDGYVSALGLPSQSLSGILSPAIGNLSNLQSVLLQNNAISGPIPASIGNLEKLQTLDLSNNIFFGGIPDSLGNLKNLNYLRLNNNSLTGSCPDTLASIEGLTLVDLSFNNLSGSLPKVSARTFKIVGNPLMCGLKAANNCSAVLPEPLSFSPDALNDSGTQRHHLTVVFAASFGAAFAVIIIIGLLVWLRYRHNQQIFFDVNDQYDPEVCLGHLRRYTFKELRTATDHFNSKNILGRGGFGIVFKGILNDGTVVAVKRLKDYNTAGGEIQFQTEVEMISLAVHRNLLRLCGFCSTENERLLVYPYMSNGSVASRLRDHIHGRPAIDWARRKKIALGTARGLVYLHEQCDPKIIHRDVKAANILLDEDFEAVVGDFGLAKLLDHRESHVTTAVRGTVGHIAPEYLSTGQSSEKTDVFGFGILLLELITGQKALDFGRVANQKGVMLDWVKKLHQEGKLNLMVDKDLKGNFDRIELEEMVQVALLCTQFNPLHRPKMSEVLKMLEGDGLAEKWEASQKVETPRFRSCEHPPQRYSDFIDESSLVVEAMELSGPR, encoded by the exons ATGAATATGGGTGCATTTAGttgttgtgtgatgttgttgtgGAAGGTGGGTTTACTTGCATTGGTATTGGCTGAGGCTTCTTCTGCAACTCTCTCTCCTACTGGTGTAAATTATGAAG TTGAAGCTTTGGTGGCCATAAAAAGCGATCTGATTGACCCGCACAATGTTTTGGAGAACTGGGATAGTAGCTCTGTAGATCCTTGTAGCTGGAGGATGGTTACTTGCACACCTGATGGCTATGTATCTGCTCT tGGATTGCCTAGCCAGAGCTTGTCTGGTATCTTATCTCCTGCGATTGGGAACCTCAGTAACTTGCAATCTGT gCTGCTTCAAAATAATGCAATTTCAGGTCCTATTCCCGCTTCAATTGGGAATTTGGAAAAGCTTCAGACACTTGATCTctcaaataatatattttttggtgGCATACCCGATTCTTTGGGCAATCTAAAGAACCTGAActattt GCGGTTAAACAACAACAGCCTTACAGGATCATGTCCTGATACCCTGGCCTCCATAGAAGGTCTCACTCTAGT GGACCTTTCTTTCAACAATCTCAGTGGCTCGTTGCCAAAAGTATCTGCAAGAACTTTCAA AATTGTTGGTAACCCtttaatgtgtggtctgaaggCTGCGAACAACTGTTCTGCTGTCTTGCCAGAGCCGTTATCTTTCTCACCTGATGCTCTAAACG acTCTGGGACGCAACGCCACCACTTGACTGTAGTCTTTGCTGCAAGTTTTGGTGCTGCCTTTGCTGTCATAATAATAATTGGGTTACTTGTTTGGTTGAGATACAGACACAACCAGCAGATATTCTTTGATGTCAATG ATCAATATGACCCTGAAGTATGCTTGGGTCATTTGAGAAGGTATACATTTAAGGAGCTTCGGACAGCAACAGACCATTTCAACTCTAAGAACATTCTTGGAAGAGGTGGCTTTGGTATTGTATTTAAGGGAATTCTGAATGACGGGACAGTGGTGGCAGTTAAAAGGCTGAAGGATTACAATACTGCTGGTGGTGAAATTCAGTTTCAAACTGAAGTTGAGATGATTAGTCTGGCAGTCCATCGGAATCTTCTGAGGCTTTGTGGGTTCTGTTCAACTGAGAATGAAAGACTTCTTGTTTACCCTTACATGTCGAATGGAAGTGTAGCATCTCGATTAAGAG ATCATATTCATGGTAGGCCAGCTATAGACTGGGCAAGGCGGAAAAAAATAGCCTTAGGTACTGCCAGGGGGTTGGTTTATTTGCATGAGCAGTGTGACCCCAAAATCATCCACCGTGATGTTAAAGCAGCCAATATTTTGCTAGATGAAGACTTTGAAGCAGTTGTTGGAGATTTTGGGTTAGCAAAGCTTTTGGATCACAGAGAATCACACGTAACAACTGCTGTGCGTGGCACTGTTGGCCATATCGCTCCAGAGTACTTGTCAACTGGTCAATCATCAGAGAAGACTGATGTATTTGGGTTCGGGATCTTGCTCCTGGAGCTAATAACAGGTCAAAAGGCTTTGGATTTTGGAAGAGTTGCAAACCAAAAGGGTGTAATGCTTGATTGG GTTAAGAAGCTTCATCAGGAGGGGAAGCTAAATCTGATGGTGGATAAAGATCTAAAAGGTAATTTCGACCGGattgagcttgaagagatggTTCAAGTGGCATTGCTTTGTACTCAATTTAATCCTTTGCACCGCCCTAAAATGTCTGAAGTACTAAAGATGTTGGAAGGGGATGGTTTGGCCGAGAAATGGGAAGCCTCACAGAAGGTTGAGACGCCAAGATTCCGATCATGTGAACACCCTCCTCAAAGATATTCAGATTTTATAGATGAATCTTCACTTGTGGTAGAAGCTATGGAGCTGTCTGGCCCGAGGTGA
- the LOC126790539 gene encoding BOI-related E3 ubiquitin-protein ligase 1 codes for MLGGNNANSMLPVFMDDRFPYPTNASNQLQLFGNVPAGCNVDPVNYFGTEHITPMIRPNKRTREIEDISRKQKLQISVKYNVCQDEADRSASIPNLNHVSTGLRLSYDDDERNSSVTSASGSMTAAPSMILSLGDNIRTELDRQKEEFDQYIKSQEEHLAKGVRDMKQRHVASFLTAIEKGVGKKLREKDIEIETMNCKNRELVDRIRQVAGEAQNWHYRAKYNESVVNVLKNNLQQAISQGADLGKEGFGDSEVDDTASYIAPNNYLAVQGGPAKSVPKNYLGVKEQMDCKACRAKEVSILLMPCRHLCLCKDCDEFISVCPICESMKTASFQVYLS; via the exons ATGTTGGGGGGCAACAATGCTAATTCCATGCTACctgttttcatggatgatcgCTTCCCTTATCCAACAAATGCTTCAAATCAGCTTCAATTGTTTGGAAATG TACCAGCTGGATGTAATGTTGATCCAGTAAATTATTTTGGAACTGAGCATATTACTCCCATGATTCGGCCTAACAAACGAACCAGGGAAATTGAAGATATCTCAAGAAAGCAGAAGCTTCAAATTTCTGTGAAGTATAATGTCTGTCAAGATGAAGCTGATCGCTCAGCTAGCATCCCAAACCTGAACCATGTATCAACAGGTTTAAGGCTATcgtatgatgatgatgagcgcaactcatctgttacctctgcTAGTGGAAGTATGACAGCAGCACCATCAATGATTTTATCCCTAGGGGACAATATCAGGACCGAGCTTGATCGgcaaaaagaagaatttgatcaGTACATCAAAAGTCAG GAGGAACACTTGGCAAAGGGGGTCCGAGACATGAAGCAGAGACATGTGGCTTCTTTTCTTACTGCTATAGAGAAGGGTGTAGGCAAAAAGCTACGTGAGAAAGACATAGAAATTGAGACTATGAACTGTAAGAACAGGGAATTGGTTGATAGAATAAGACAGGTAGCTGGCGAAGCCCAGAATTGGCATTACAGGGCTAAGTACAATGAGTCAGTTGTTAATGTTTTGAAGAACAACCTCCAGCAAGCAATTTCACAGGGTGCTGACCTAGGTAAGGAGGGTTTTGGAGACAGTGAAGTCGATGACACTGCCTCATATATTGCTCCGAATAATTACCTGGCTGTTCAAGGTGGGCCAGCCAAATCTGTGCCCAAGAATTACCTAGGGGTGAAGGAGCAAATGGATTGCAAAGCATGCCGAGCAAAAGAGGTGTCTATCTTGTTAATGCCCTGTAGGCACCTGTGTTTATGTAAGGACTGTGATGAGTTCATCAGTGTTTGCCCCATATGTGAGTCCATGAAAACGGCTAGTTTCCAAGTGTACTTGTCGTAA
- the LOC126792484 gene encoding ADP-ribosylation factor GTPase-activating protein AGD5-like, which yields MNEKANVTKELNNKHRKILEALVKLPENRECADCKAKCPRWASVNLGIFVCMHCSGIHRSLGVHISKVRSVTLDTWLPEQVTFIQSMGNAKANSYWEVELPPNYDRTRFGIENFIRLKYEDKRWVAKDGQPKPPKAPEHVVNVPEPQNVLPQREEVKPTAKVAPTVDFATDLFDMLSVHSPSESYEASKFERSSPQEAAESGSKPASGIEDLFADSQPLAPVAVNSKKDVKNDIMSLFDKSNMASPYGMHQQQLAMLAQQQYLLMTAAPKSADNALQPVSHGSLGAQSWPNIGYQLQDSRMMMPADGQGCVPIGSCVPIGSCVPYSMYTFYSMSQTNPVNGLTTAGVNKTQSPASSSAATSTTTQNGIDYDFSSLTQGMFAKQ from the coding sequence ATGAACGAGAAGGCCAATGTCACCAAGGAGCTCAACAACAAGCACCGAAAGATACTGGAAGCACTAGTTAAACTACCAGAGAATAGAGAATGTGCCGACTGCAAAGCCAAGTGTCCAAGATGGGCGAGTGTAAACTTAGGTATCTTTGTATGCATGCACTGTTCTGGGATTCACAGAAGTCTCGGGGTACACATATCCAAGGTGAGATCTGTTACCTTGGACACTTGGCTTCCAGAGCAAGTTACATTCATTCAATCAATGGGAAATGCGAAGGCAAATAGTTACTGGGAAGTAGAACTACCTCCAAACTATGACAGAACTCGATTTGGCATTGAAAATTTTATTCGTTTGAAGTATGAAGATAAGAGATGGGTTGCTAAAGATGGACAACCAAAACCACCTAAAGCGCCTGAACATGTTGTAAATGTCCCAGAACCGCAAAATGTTCTTCCACAGCGTGAAGAAGTGAAACCAACAGCAAAAGTTGCTCCAACAGTTGATTTTGCCACTGACCTTTTTGACATGCTCTCAGTACATAGTCCCAGTGAAAGTTATGAAGCATCAAAATTTGAGAGAAGCAGTCCACAGGAAGCAGCAGAGAGCGGTAGCAAGCCTGCTTCAGGAATCGAAGATCTATTTGCAGATTCACAGCCATTAGCACCTGTTGCAGTGAATTCTAAGAAAGATGTTAAAAATGATATTATGAGTCTTTTCGACAAGTCCAACATGGCGTCACCGTACGGGATGCATCAACAGCAGCTCGCAATGCTGGCTCAGCAGCAGTATCTTCTCATGACTGCTGCACCTAAGTCTGCTGACAATGCTCTACAACCTGTGTCACATGGAAGTTTAGGAGCCCAAAGTTGGCCAAACATTGGTTACCAGTTGCAAGATTCCAGAATGATGATGCCTGCAGATGGACAGGGTTGTGTTCCAATAGGAAGTTGTGTTCCAATAGGAAGTTGTGTTCCATATTCGATGTATACCTTTTATTCTATGTCCCAAACTAACCCAGTTAATGGCCTGACAACTGCTGGAGTGAACAAAACTCAGTCACCGGCTTCATCGTCTGCTGCAACTTCTACTACAACACAAAACGGAATAGACTATGATTTCTCATCTTTAACACAAGGAATGTTCGCAAAACAGTGA